One genomic window of Ziziphus jujuba cultivar Dongzao chromosome 4, ASM3175591v1 includes the following:
- the LOC107416484 gene encoding uncharacterized protein LOC107416484 isoform X1, translating into MEKKPIDDYEPGPVPSPRPLDRFGFVKQEPNNPAEGLAKSRSAQEFERDERRVRKWRKMIGVGGSDWKHYVRRKPHVVKRRIRKGIPDCLRGLVWQLISGSRDLLLMNPGVYEQLVIYETSASELDIIRDISRTFPSHVFFQQRHGPGQRSLYNVLKAYSVYDRDVGYVQGMGFLAGLLLLYMSEEDAFWLLVALLKGAVHAPMEGLYLVGLPLVQQYLFQFDHLVKEFLPKVGEHFAREMINPSMYASQWFITVFTYSFPFHLALRIWDVFLYEGVRIVFKVGLALLKFCHDDLLKLPFEKLIHALRNFPEDAMDPDTLLPMAYSIKVSKRLEELKLEYEKKNGNRSSEFSGKSSKQLQ; encoded by the exons ATGGAAAAGAAACCAATAGATGATTATGAGCCTGGTCCAGTTCCTTCGCCAAGGCCATTGGATAGATTTGGGTTTGTAAAGCAGGAACCAAATAACCCAGCTGAAGGTTTAGCAAAGAGCAGGTCCGCCCAGGAGTTTGAAAG GGATGAAAGAAGGGTTAGAAAATGGAGGAAGATGATTGGGGTAGGAGGCAGTGATTGGAAGCATTATGTCAGAAGAAAACCTCATGTTGTAAAAAGGCGCATAAGGAAAGGAATTCCTGATTGTTTAAGGGGTCTTGTATGGCAGTTGATCTCTGGAAGTCGGGACCTTTTGCTGATGAACCCTGGAGTATATGAG CAATTAGTGATATATGAGACATCAGCTTCAGAGCTGGATATAATTCGAGATATTTCCCGTACCTTCCCTTCGCATGTTTTCTTCCAACAGAGACATGGTCCTGGGCAAAGGTCCCTCTATAATGTTTTGAAGGCATACTCTGTCTATGACAGAGATGTTGGATATGTTCAG GGAATGGGTTTTCTGGCTGGTCTTTTGCTTCTTTATATGAGCGAAGAGGATGCTTTTTGGTTATTGGTTGCACTACTTAAAGGAGCTGTCCATGCACCAATGGAAGGATTATATCTG GTGGGGTTGCCTCTGGTTCAACAATACCTGTTTCAGTTTGACCACTTGGTGAAGGAGTTCTTGCCTAAGGTGGGGGAGCATTTTGCTCGAGAAATGATAAATCCTAGCATGTATGCAAGTCAGTGGTTCATAACTGTTTTCACATACTCTTTCCCATTCCATTTGGCTCTTAGAATTTGGGATGTCTTTCTCTATGAG GGTGTTAGAATCGTATTTAAAGTTGGTTTGGCCCTATTAAAGTTTTGCCATGATGACTTG TTAAAGTTACCCTTTGAGAAACTCATTCATGCTTTGCGTAACTTCCCCGAGGATGCAATGGATCCAGATACATTGCTACCAATGGCTTACTCAATCAAG GTATCCAAGCGTTTGGAGGAGTTGAAGCTGGAGTATGAAAAGAAGAATGGAAATCGTTCTTCTGAATTTTCTGGGAAGTCTTCAAAACAGTTGCAGTGA
- the LOC107416484 gene encoding uncharacterized protein LOC107416484 isoform X2, giving the protein MEKKPIDDYEPGPVPSPRPLDRFGFVKQEPNNPAEGLAKSRSAQEFERDERRVRKWRKMIGVGGSDWKHYVRRKPHVVKRRIRKGIPDCLRGLVWQLISGSRDLLLMNPGVYEQLVIYETSASELDIIRDISRTFPSHVFFQQRHGPGQRSLYNVLKAYSVYDRDVGYVQVGLPLVQQYLFQFDHLVKEFLPKVGEHFAREMINPSMYASQWFITVFTYSFPFHLALRIWDVFLYEGVRIVFKVGLALLKFCHDDLLKLPFEKLIHALRNFPEDAMDPDTLLPMAYSIKVSKRLEELKLEYEKKNGNRSSEFSGKSSKQLQ; this is encoded by the exons ATGGAAAAGAAACCAATAGATGATTATGAGCCTGGTCCAGTTCCTTCGCCAAGGCCATTGGATAGATTTGGGTTTGTAAAGCAGGAACCAAATAACCCAGCTGAAGGTTTAGCAAAGAGCAGGTCCGCCCAGGAGTTTGAAAG GGATGAAAGAAGGGTTAGAAAATGGAGGAAGATGATTGGGGTAGGAGGCAGTGATTGGAAGCATTATGTCAGAAGAAAACCTCATGTTGTAAAAAGGCGCATAAGGAAAGGAATTCCTGATTGTTTAAGGGGTCTTGTATGGCAGTTGATCTCTGGAAGTCGGGACCTTTTGCTGATGAACCCTGGAGTATATGAG CAATTAGTGATATATGAGACATCAGCTTCAGAGCTGGATATAATTCGAGATATTTCCCGTACCTTCCCTTCGCATGTTTTCTTCCAACAGAGACATGGTCCTGGGCAAAGGTCCCTCTATAATGTTTTGAAGGCATACTCTGTCTATGACAGAGATGTTGGATATGTTCAG GTGGGGTTGCCTCTGGTTCAACAATACCTGTTTCAGTTTGACCACTTGGTGAAGGAGTTCTTGCCTAAGGTGGGGGAGCATTTTGCTCGAGAAATGATAAATCCTAGCATGTATGCAAGTCAGTGGTTCATAACTGTTTTCACATACTCTTTCCCATTCCATTTGGCTCTTAGAATTTGGGATGTCTTTCTCTATGAG GGTGTTAGAATCGTATTTAAAGTTGGTTTGGCCCTATTAAAGTTTTGCCATGATGACTTG TTAAAGTTACCCTTTGAGAAACTCATTCATGCTTTGCGTAACTTCCCCGAGGATGCAATGGATCCAGATACATTGCTACCAATGGCTTACTCAATCAAG GTATCCAAGCGTTTGGAGGAGTTGAAGCTGGAGTATGAAAAGAAGAATGGAAATCGTTCTTCTGAATTTTCTGGGAAGTCTTCAAAACAGTTGCAGTGA
- the LOC107416501 gene encoding S-adenosylmethionine decarboxylase proenzyme — protein MALPTSAIGFEGFEKRLEVTFFEPGIFADPGGMGLRSLSKAQLDEILKPAECTIVSSLSNEYVDSYVLSESSLFVYPYKVIIKTCGTTKLLLSIPAILKLANTLSLAVKSVRYTRGSFIFSGAQSYPHRSFSEEVAVLDSHFGKLGLASKAYLMGSPDKAQKWHVYSASAEWANLVWGAQQSGPVYTLEMCMTGLDSKRASVFYKSNSISAAVMTEDSGIRKILPQSDICDFDFEPCGYSMNSIEGDAISTIHVTPEDGFSYASFETAGYNFEDVNLSKVIERVLTCFQPSEFSVALHSTLVGEEIGSKFPLDLKGYSCGEKSYEVLGMGGTLIYYSFIKGGDAASPRSILKCCWSEDEKDEEVEEK, from the coding sequence ATGGCACTGCCAACCTCTGCAATTGGATTTGAAGGCTTCGAAAAGAGGCTTGAGGTAACCTTCTTCGAGCCAGGAATCTTTGCTGACCCTGGAGGCATGGGTCTTCGATCTCTGTCCAAAGCTCAATTGGATGAGATTCTAAAACCTGCTGAGTGTACCATTGTTTCTTCACTGTCAAATGAATACGTTGATTCTTATGTCCTTTCAGAATCTAGCCTCTTTGTGTACCCATATAAGGTTATCATTAAAACTTGTGGGACTACGAAGTTGCTTCTCTCAATCCCTGCCATCCTTAAGTTGGCTAATACTCTTTCTCTTGCTGTGAAATCGGTGAGATATACTCGTGGAAGCTTTATATTTTCTGGTGCACAGTCTTATCCCCATCGCAGCTTCTCTGAGGAAGTAGCTGTGCTTGATAGCCATTTTGGCAAGCTTGGTCTAGCAAGCAAAGCGTATCTGATGGGAAGCCCTGACAAAGCACAGAAATGGCATGTATACTCTGCTTCTGCTGAATGGGCAAACTTAGTTTGGGGAGCACAACAGTCTGGTCCAGTCTACACTCTAGAGATGTGCATGACCGGTTTGGATAGCAAAAGGGCATCTGTCTTTTACAAATCGAATTCAATTTCTGCTGCTGTGATGACTGAGGATTCTGGTATCAGGAAAATTCTTCCACAATCTGACATATGTGATTTCGATTTTGAGCCTTGTGGTTACTCCATGAATTCTATCGAAGGGGATGCCATCTCTACTATCCATGTGACACCGGAAGATGGTTTTAGCTATGCAAGCTTTGAAACGGCAGGTTATAATTTTGAGGATGTTAATTTGAGCAAGGTGATTGAGAGGGTTTTGACTTGCTTCCAGCCCTCTGAGTTCTCTGTGGCTTTGCATTCTACTCTGGTTGGCGAAGAAATTGGATCCAAGTTCCCTCTGGACTTGAAGGGGTACTCTTGCGGAGAAAAGAGCTATGAAGTGCTTGGAATGGGTGGTACCCTCATCTACTACAGCTTTATCAAAGGTGGAGATGCTGCATCTCCCAGGTCGATTCTGAAATGCTGCTGGAGTGAGGACGAGAAGGACGAGGAAGTTGAAGAGAAATAA
- the LOC107416487 gene encoding uncharacterized protein LOC107416487, giving the protein MANNDLHKKKKKNKKSPLKNKKLLEKGRKLNTDVEIVKNQTTEKTKRKRERQKNVDIGKVVQISTEDDNSTKTAKKGKGPKSPKKKKFKSLENSSSVFKIDPVNTETSDGFEKQNGDSKKARKKRRKEQSSTKKNVGLDRGGQADMNEVSHVSLADEDCLQGMKGKSKEGKKKKKREHDSSKEADKSKKEEGGAYKSDVYLISSGDEDDSKGMKKWIKDYYQSRQGLDILQQKIDEFLTAHEEQLEQERKEREAQAAEGGWTVVTHHKGRKKTTDVESGVTVGSVAQAAVEDKMAKKKDKSVGLNFYRFQRKEAQRNEIMMLQSKFEEDKKRIQQLRAARKFRPY; this is encoded by the exons ATGGCAAACAACGACTtgcacaagaagaagaagaagaataagaagtcTCCTTTAAAAAACAAGAAGCTACTCGAAAAGG gTAGAAAGTTGAATACAGATGTAGAAATTGTGAAGAACCAAACTacagagaaaacaaaaagaaaaagagagagacaaAAGAATGTTGACATTGGCAAAGTTGTTCAGATAAGCACTGAAG ATGATAACTCAACAAAAACagccaaaaaaggaaaaggaccAAAATCACccaagaagaaaaaattcaaGAGCTTGGAGAATAGCAGCTCTGTTTTCAAGATTGATCCTGTTAATACTGAGACCAGTGATGGTTTTGAGAAACAAAATG GAGACTCAAAGAAAGctaggaaaaaaagaaggaaggaACAGAGTTCAACAAAGAAGAATGTGGGGCTGGACAGAGGAGGACAAGCTGATATGAATGAGGTTTCTCATGTCTCTTTAGCAGATGAGGACTGCTTGCAAGGGATGAAAG gCAAGTCAAAGGAaggtaagaaaaagaaaaagagggaaCATGATTCATCAAAAGAGGCTGACAAGTCAAAGAAAGAGGAAGGAGGAGCTTATAAGAGTGATGTCTATCTTATCTCTTCAGGCGATGAAGATGACTCAAAAGGAATGAAAA AGTGGATTAAGGACTACTATCAAAGTAGACAAGGGCTAGATATACTGCAACAAAAGATAGATGAATTTTTAACTGCTCATGAGGAACAATTGGAACAG gaaagaaaagaaagagaagcccAAGCTGCAGAAGGGGGATGGACTGTTGTCACACATCataaaggaaggaaaaagactACAGATGTTGAAAGTGGAGTTACTGTAGGCTCTGTTGCCCAGGCAGCTGTGGAGGACAAGATGGCCAAAAAGAAGGACAAAAGTGTTGGGCTCAATTTCTACCGGTTCCAAAGAAAGGAAGCCCAGAGGAATG AGATTATGATGTTGCAAAGCAAATTTGAGGAGGACAAAAAGCGTATACAGCAGCTCCGAGCAGCTAGGAAGTTTCGTCCATACTGA
- the LOC107416488 gene encoding pentatricopeptide repeat-containing protein At5g38730: MAGLVSLPGETQFIQSVCSIVIKGHWNKLFNPKTGFCFNSTAIQQVLLQLSRYGYVSLSWDFFKWVESIPNSNYKHSLQCSWTMIHILTKHRHFRSAQELLEKISLKDFLSSSSVLNVLVSTHDDLDANSQILSWLLIFYANMKMTQDAIQVFEHMRLHGFKPHLHACTVLLNSLVKDRLTDMVWKVYKKMVKIGVVPNIHIYNVLIHACSKSGDAEKAEGLVSEMESKCVFPDLFTYNTLISLYCKKGMHYEALSVQDRMERTGVNPDIVTYNSLIYGFCREGKMREAVRLFREIKGAKPNHVTYTTLIDGYCRVNDLEEALRLREVMEAKGLFLGVVTYNSILRMLCKEGRIRDANKLLNEMSERQIEPDNVTCNTLINAYCKIGDMVSALKVKNKMLEAGLKLDQFTYKALIHGFCKLQEMDSAKEVLFSMLDAGFSPNYSIYSWIVDGYCNQENEDAVIRLLDEFVKRGLCVEVSLYRALIRRLCKRERLDCAEKIFKLMQGKKLLGDSVIYTSLAYAYMKAGKSSVATVMLDEMYNRRLLITRKIYECFNASYASDYDIIRVFWDHVIERGLMSKGIINKMQQS, encoded by the coding sequence atGGCTGGTTTGGTTTCTTTGCCTGGTGAGACCCAATTCATTCAAAGTGTTTGTAGCATTGTAATCAAGGGTCATTGGAACAAGCTGTTCAATCCCAAGACGGGTTTTTGTTTCAATTCAACAGCCATCCAGCAAGTTCTCCTTCAACTCTCTCGTTATGGCTATGTTTCTCTTTCTTGGGATTTCTTCAAATGGGTTGAATCGATACCCAATTCCAATTACAAGCACTCCTTGCAGTGCTCTTGGACCATGATTCACATACTCACCAAGCACAGGCATTTCAGATCTGCACAAGAACTGCTTGAAAAAATTTCCCTTAAGGATTTCTTGTCTTCTTCGTCGGTTCTGAATGTTTTGGTCAGTACCCACGATGATTTGGATGCAAATTCACAGATTTTGAGCTGGCTTTTGATATTTTATGCGAATATGAAGATGACCCAGGATGCAATTCAGGTTTTTGAGCACATGAGGTTACATGGGTTTAAGCCTCATTTGCATGCTTGTACGGTTCTTTTGAATTCTTTGGTTAAGGATAGGTTGACTGATATGGTATGGAAAGTTTACAAGAAGATGGTTAAAATTGGGGTTGTTCCGAATATTCACATATACAATGTGTTGATTCATGCCTGTAGCAAGTCTGGGGATGCAGAGAAGGCTGAAGGTTTAGTTAGTGAGATGGAATCGAAGTGTGTTTTTCCTGATCTTTTCACATATAATACATTAATCTCACTGTATTGCAAAAAGGGTATGCACTATGAAGCTTTATCTGTTCAAGATAGAATGGAAAGAACAGGAGTAAATCCTGATATTGTTACTTATAATTCCctaatttatggattttgtaGAGAAGGAAAGATGAGAGAAGCTGTAAGGCTTTTCCGAGAAATCAAAGGTGCCAAACCTAATCATGTAACATACACCACTTTAATAGATGGATATTGTAGAGTGAACGACCTTGAAGAAGCTTTGAGGTTGCGTGAGGTTATGGAGGCCAAGGGCCTGTTCCTTGGAGTTGTTACCTATAATTCAATTCTCCGCATGTTGTGTAAAGAAGGCAGGATAAGAGATGCAAATAAACTTTTGAATGAGATGAGTGAAAGGCAAATTGAACCTGACAATGTCACTTGTAACACATTGATAAATGCTTATTGCAAGATAGGTGATATGGTATCTGCCTTGAAGGTGAAGAACAAAATGCTCGAGGCTGGATTAAAACTCGACCAGTTCACGTACAAAGCACTGATTCATGGATTCTGCAAGCTGCAGGAGATGGATAGCGCCAAAGAGGTTTTATTTTCCATGCTTGATGCTGGATTTTCCCCTAATTATTCCATATATTCATGGATTGTAGATGGTTATTGCAACCAAGAGAATGAGGATGCAGTAATAAGGCTCCTAGATGAATTTGTGAAAAGAGGTCTTTGTGTTGAGGTTTCACTGTACAGGGCACTAATAAGAAGGTTATGTAAAAGAGAAAGGCTTGATTGTGCTGAAAAAATATTCAAGCTTATGCAGGGGAAAAAATTATTAGGAGATAGTGTCATATACACCAGTCTGGCTTATGCTTACATGAAAGCAGGGAAGTCAAGTGTTGCTACAGTGATGTTAGATGAAATGTATAATAGGAGGTTGCTGATAACACGTAAGATATATGAATGTTTCAATGCTTCTTATGCTAGTGATTATGATATTATACGCGTCTTTTGGGATCATGTCATCGAGAGGGGCCTGATGTCAAAAGGTATCATCAACAAAATGCAGCAGTCATGA
- the LOC107416496 gene encoding stress-induced protein KIN2 produces the protein MADNSQKMSYHAGEAKGRAQEKAGNMMDKASNAAQSAKESVQEAGQQMKAKAQGAADAVKDATGMK, from the exons atggcAGACAACTCTCAGAAGATGAGCTACCATGCTGGTGAGGCCAAGGGCCGAGCTCAGGAAAAGGCTGGCAACATGATGGACAAGGCAAGCAATGCTGCTCAATCAGCCAAGGAATCAGTGCAGGAG GCTGGTCAGCAGATGAAGGCAAAGGCACAGGGAGCTGCTGATGCAGTTAAGGATGCAACTGGAATGAAATGA
- the LOC107416479 gene encoding pentatricopeptide repeat-containing protein At3g02490, mitochondrial produces the protein MRQPWHQLLLRARSRSWARLPVHPSHSQVQSESNLQSFRFLTSLLHNHSIHDDKISPSLVPTAFVPRFFANTINPTNPSIFSRSFSSEQAFELKDSDHAIISDIFSKHRGVDDIRKDLELNNIVISHELILSVLGKLDSCPNVARRFFDWVLESDGERLSSKSYNLMLGILGVNGLMQEFWDLVHMMKKKGYGVSKGVRDRVLEKFEKEGMDGDVEKLRGVFALGSIDNSSEKICSRMSKIIRNEVWGDDVEKQLQDLNVTFSSDLVKLVLDSLGTEPTKALIFFRWLDENGLFRHDQQTYNAVAQVLGREDCIDRFWKVVDEMRSKGYDMEVEVYAKVLGRFCKRKMLKDAVDLYEYAMAGANKPSVHCCTFLLKKIVVDKKLDMGLFYRVVRIFTESGNALTNSMLDSVLKSLNSVGRYGECSKVLKAMEEGGYVVSNNLQSKIAFQLGSAGKKDEAIEIVDGMEVFGSSSKTWASLIEGLCVAGDLDKASSCLQKMVEKEGANSAGYAFDSLVIAYCRKNKAMDAYKLLNELVSEKQLKPWHSTYKVLISKLLVEGGFGYALNILEMMKNHGFPPFVDPFVEYVSKSGTGDDAVAFLKAMTSKRFPSISVVLRVFEAYFKAGRHTEAQDFLSKCPGYIRNHADVLNLFCSMNTVKG, from the exons ATGAGACAACCATGGCATCAGCTTCTTCTCCGAGCTCGAAGTCGCTCTTGGGCTCGTCTTCCTGTTCACCCTTCGCATTCCCAGGTACAATCCGAATCCAATCTTCAATCTTTTCGCTTTCTCACATCACTCCTCCACAACCATTCTATTCACGACGACAAGATTTCACCTTCACTGGTACCCACTGCTTTTGTTCCTCGCTTCTTTGCGAACACCATTAACCCCACAAATCCCTCCATTTTTTCTCGGAGTTTCTCATCCGAACAGGCTTTTGAACTTAAGGATTCCGATCATGCTATCATATCCGATATTTTCTCCAAACACAGGGGTGTGGATGATATCAGGAAGGACTTGGAGttgaataatattgttattagcCATGAATTGATATTGAGTGTTTTAGGGAAGCTGGATAGTTGTCCCAATGTTGCAAGAAGGTTTTTTGATTGGGTTTTGGAGAGTGACGGTGAGAGGTTGAGCTCCAAATCGTATAACTTGATGTTGGGTATTCTGGGTGTTAATGGGCTTATGCAGGAGTTTTGGGATTTGGTTCATATGATGAAGAAAAAAGGGTATGGTGTATCTAAAGGCGTGCGTGACAGGGTTTTGGAGAAATTTGAGAAGGAAGGTATGGATGGTGATGTTGAGAAGTTAAGAGGGGTCTTTGCCTTGGGGTCCATAGACAATTCGTCGGAGAAGATTTGTTCAAGGATGTCTAAGATTATTAGAAATGAGGTGTGGGGGGATGATGTTGAGAAGCAACTACAGGATTTGAATGTGACATTTTCAAGTGATTTGGTTAAATTGGTGTTGGATAGTCTAGGTACAGAGCCGACGAAAGCGTTGATATTTTTTCGATGGCTAGACGAGAATGGGCTGTTTAGGCATGATCAGCAAACTTATAATGCTGTGGCACAGGTTTTGGGTAGGGAAGATTGCATTGACAGGTTTTGGAAAGTAGTAGATGAAATGAGGAGTAAAGGATATGATATGGAGGTGGAGGTTTATGCTAAGGTTTTAGGACGTTTCTGCAAGAGGAAAATGTTGAAGGATGCTGTGGATTTGTATGAATACGCAATGGCTGGTGCAAATAAACCTTCCGTGCATTGTTGTACCTTTCTATTGAAGAAAATAGTTGTAGATAAGAAGCTTGATATGGGTCTGTTTTACAGAGTTGTGAGGATTTTTACAGAGAGTGGGAATGCATTAACAAATTCTATGCTTGATTCAGTTCTTAAGTCTCTAAACAGCGTTGGTAGATATGGAGAGTGCAGCAAGGTTTTGAAAGCAATGGAGGAAGGTGGGTATGTTGTTAGTAATAATCTACAGAGCAAAATCGCATTCCAGCTCGGTAGTGCTGGCAAAAAGGATGAAGCGATTGAGATTGTGGATGGTATGGAAGTGTTTGGGAGCAGTTCTAAGACATGGGCTTCATTAATTGAGGGACTGTGTGTAGCTGGGGATCTTGATAAGGCTTCTAGTTGCTTACAAAAGATGGTGGAGAAAGAGGGTGCCAACTCTGCTGGTTATGCTTTTGATTCGCTCGTAATTGCATATTGCAGAAAGAACAAAGCAATGGATGCTTACAAGCTTCTAAATGAATTAGTCAGTGAAAAACAGTTAAAGCCATGGCATAGTACATACAAAGTTTTGATAAGTAAGCTACTGGTTGAGGGTGGATTTGGATATGCTTTGAATATTTTGGAAATGATGAAAAATCATGGATTCCCGCCCTTTGTGGATCCATTTGTTGAGTATGTTTCGAAGTCTGGAACAGGTGATGATGCCGTAGCGTTTCTGAAGGCAATGACTTCAAAGAGGTTTCCATCTATCTCTGTGGTTCTCCGTGTATTTGAAGCCTATTTCAAGGCTGGAAGGCATACTGAAGCTCAAGATTTCCTTTCTAAATGCCCTGGATACATCCGTAACCACGCTGATGTTTTGAATCTCTTCTGTTCCATGAACACTGTAAAAG GTTAA
- the LOC107416502 gene encoding protein NSP-INTERACTING KINASE 1 codes for MRGTEAAIYFWVFLWFWTSANGILNPKGVNYEVQALIGIKESLVDPHGVLDNWDGTSVDPCSWTMVTCSPESLVIGLGTPSQNISGTLSPSIGNLTNLQIVLLQNNNITGPIPQELGRLSKLHTLDLSNNFFTGEIPATLGHLRSLQYMRLNNNSFSEAIPTSLANMPQLEYIDLSYNNLSGPVPRFPAKTFNIVGNPLICPTGSEAECYGTTLMPMSMNLNSSQSDQPSGKPKIHNVALAFGTSLGCLCLIVLGFGFVLWWRHRRNKQKFFDVKDRHHGDISLGNLTRFQFRELQIATNNFSSKNILGKGGFGNVYKGTLQDGSVVAVKRLKDGSALGGEIQFQTEVEMISLAVHRNLLRLYGFCITPTERLLVYPYMSNGSVASRLKGKPVLDWGIRKRIALGAGRGLLYLHEQCDPKIIHRDVKAANILLDDYYEAVVGDFGLAKLLDHQDSHVTTAVRGTVGHIAPEYLSTGQSSEKTDVFGFGILLLELITGQRALEFGKSANQKGAMLDWVKKIHQEKKLEILVDKDLRNNYDRVELEEMVKVALLCTQYLPGHRPKMSEVVRMLEGDGLVERWEASQRVESTKCKPHEFSSSDRYSDLTDDSSLLVQAMELSGPR; via the exons ATGAGAGGAACAGAAGCTGCTAtctatttttgggtttttctctGGTTTTGGACTTCTGCAAATGGGATTCTAAACCCCAAAGGAGTAAACTacgaag TGCAAGCTTTAATCGGTATAAAAGAGTCTTTGGTGGATCCTCATGGTGTTCTTGATAATTGGGATGGGACTTCTGTTGACCCTTGCAGCTGGACTATGGTCACTTGTTCTCCTGAAAGTCTGGTTATTGGCCT AGGAACTCCTAGCCAAAATATATCCGGTACCCTCTCACCGAGCATAGGAAATTTAACAAATCTTCAAATTGT GCTTCTTCAGAACAATAACATTACAGGACCAATCCCTCAGGAGCTTGGAAGGCTCTCAAAGCTTCACACGCTTGATTTGTCTAATAACTTTTTCACTGGAGAAATTCCTGCTACTCTAGGTCACCTCAGAAGCCTGCAATATAT GAGGCTAAACAACAACAGTTTCTCTGAGGCAATTCCGACGTCGTTGGCTAACATGCCACAGCTAGAGTATAT AGACCTGTCTTACAACAATCTGAGCGGCCCCGTACCAAGATTTCCTGCTAAAACATTCaa CATTGTTGGAAATCCTCTGATCTGCCCAACAGGATCAGAAGCAGAGTGCTATGGAACTACACTGATGCCAATGTCCATGAACTTGAATAGTTCACaat cTGATCAACCTTCTGGCAAGCCTAAAATCCACAATGTAGCCCTTGCCTTTGGTACAAGCCTTGGCTGCCTGTGTCTGATTGTACTTGGATTTGGCTTCGTCTTATGGTGGAGGCATAGGCGCAATAAACAGAAATTCTTTGATGTCAAAG ACCGGCATCATGGGGACATTTCCCTTGGAAACCTGACAAGATTCCAGTTCAGGGAACTTCAGATTGCAACAAACAACTTCAGCAGCAAGAACATACTAGGAAAGGGTGGCTTTGGAAATGTATACAAAGGAACTCTCCAAGATGGTAGTGTCGTGGCGGTCAAGAGGCTGAAAGATGGCAGTGCACTTGGAGGTGAGATTCAATTCCAGACTGAAGTTGAGATGATCAGCCTGGCAGTGCACAGGAACCTTCTCAGACTATATGGCTTTTGCATAACACCAACAGAAAGGCTTCTAGTTTACCCATATATGTCCAATGGCAGTGTTGCTTCCCGTCTCAAAG GAAAACCAGTCTTGGATTGGGGCATCAGGAAGAGAATTGCTTTGGGAGCTGGAAGAGGACTGTTATACCTTCATGAACAATGTGACCCGAAAATAATTCACAGGGATGTGAAGGCTGCAAATATACTACTTGATGACTACTATGAAGCTGTGGTAGGAGATTTTGGGTTGGCAAAGCTTTTGGATCACCAAGATTCACATGTCACCACAGCTGTAAGGGGCACTGTGGGGCATATAGCCCCTGAGTATCTCTCCACAGGCCAGTCCTCTGAGAAAACAGATGTTTTTGGATTTGGGATTCTACTCCTTGAACTCATTACAGGCCAAAGGGCACTGGAATTTGGCAAGTCTGCAAACCAGAAAGGAGCAATGCTTGATTGG GTGAAGAAGATTCATCAGGAAAAGAAGCTTGAAATTCTAGTAGACAAGGATCTTAGAAACAATTATGATCGGGTTGAGCTGGAGGAAATGGTTAAAGTGGCTCTCTTGTGCACCCAGTATCTTCCAGGCCACAGACCCAAGATGTCTGAAGTGGTTCGGATGCTTGAAGGTGATGGACTTGTGGAACGTTGGGAAGCCTCTCAAAGAGTTGAATCGACCAAATGCAAACCCCATGAGTTTTCATCTTCAGACAGATACTCTGATCTCACAGATGATTCTTCATTACTTGTCCAAGCAATGGAGCTTTCTGGTCCTAGGTGA